A DNA window from bacterium contains the following coding sequences:
- the purH gene encoding bifunctional phosphoribosylaminoimidazolecarboxamide formyltransferase/IMP cyclohydrolase gives MVKRAILSVSDKTGLKEFATGLVSMDVELLSTGGTAKFLRDAGLKVTDVSEVTGFPEMMEGRVKTLHPRIHGGILADRRKPEHMEAIKAQNIEPIDLIVVNLYPFAQTISKPDVTLDDAIENIDIGGPSLVRAAAKNFQSVAVVVDPADYDVILEELKSSKQVSYELRSRLMAKAFSHTAAYDALIANYFNNQFDPEYPFPSTLTLSYKREQTMRYGENPHQKAAFYSDAIQKEAGIGSAKQLWGKELSHNNLLDADAALELVREFSEPTVAIIKHTNPCGCATASAIPEAFLKAKAADPTSAFGGIIASNRPIDASAAEVILEKGNFFEVIIAPDFTDEAFKMITKRKGWGLDVRLMKVGEFGPSQSGFALKSLNGGILYQSRDLEQLNTDTLQCVTERQPSEEDKTDLAFAWAIVKHVKSNAIVLVKNRQLIGVGAGQMNRVRSVRLALEQAGDEVTGSVMASDAFFPFPDSIETAGSAGVKAVIQPGGSKKDVDAIQSCNQTGMAMLFTGIRHFRH, from the coding sequence ATGGTTAAACGAGCAATTTTGAGTGTGTCGGACAAAACAGGTTTGAAAGAGTTTGCTACTGGGCTTGTAAGCATGGATGTTGAGCTTCTAAGTACTGGCGGGACTGCTAAGTTCTTACGAGATGCGGGACTTAAGGTAACGGATGTCTCTGAAGTAACGGGCTTTCCTGAAATGATGGAAGGTAGGGTGAAAACCCTTCATCCTCGTATCCATGGAGGTATTCTTGCCGATCGTAGAAAGCCGGAGCATATGGAAGCGATTAAGGCGCAAAATATCGAGCCTATTGATTTAATTGTTGTTAATCTCTACCCGTTCGCACAAACGATATCCAAACCAGATGTCACCCTCGATGATGCGATTGAAAACATCGATATCGGCGGGCCATCACTCGTTCGAGCGGCAGCCAAAAATTTCCAAAGTGTTGCGGTAGTTGTCGACCCTGCGGATTATGATGTTATCCTGGAAGAATTAAAGAGTTCAAAACAGGTCAGTTATGAACTCAGGTCACGTTTAATGGCAAAAGCTTTTAGCCACACTGCTGCTTATGATGCCTTAATTGCAAATTATTTCAACAACCAATTCGATCCGGAATATCCATTTCCTTCAACTCTTACACTTTCTTACAAGCGCGAACAGACGATGCGTTATGGTGAGAATCCTCATCAGAAGGCGGCATTTTATAGTGATGCCATTCAGAAGGAAGCAGGAATTGGTTCGGCGAAGCAGTTGTGGGGTAAGGAACTCTCGCACAACAATCTTTTAGATGCAGATGCGGCGTTAGAGTTAGTCCGTGAATTTAGTGAACCTACAGTTGCAATTATTAAACACACCAATCCTTGTGGGTGCGCTACGGCTTCGGCGATCCCTGAAGCCTTTTTGAAAGCGAAAGCTGCCGATCCTACTTCAGCGTTCGGTGGCATTATTGCTTCAAATCGACCGATTGACGCCTCAGCGGCTGAAGTGATTTTGGAGAAGGGTAATTTCTTCGAAGTAATTATTGCCCCTGACTTCACGGATGAAGCTTTCAAGATGATAACCAAGAGGAAGGGATGGGGGCTTGACGTTCGGTTGATGAAAGTAGGCGAGTTTGGGCCATCTCAAAGCGGCTTTGCGCTGAAGTCGCTGAACGGCGGTATTCTCTACCAATCGCGCGATTTAGAGCAGCTTAATACAGATACTCTTCAATGCGTTACCGAGCGACAACCGAGTGAAGAGGATAAGACGGACCTCGCTTTCGCTTGGGCGATTGTAAAACATGTTAAATCAAACGCAATTGTTTTGGTTAAGAACCGTCAATTGATTGGCGTGGGAGCCGGTCAGATGAATCGAGTTCGTTCTGTCCGTTTGGCATTAGAGCAAGCAGGGGATGAAGTAACTGGCTCGGTAATGGCTTCCGATGCTTTCTTCCCGTTCCCTGACAGTATTGAAACGGCAGGAAGCGCAGGGGTCAAGGCGGTTATTCAGCCAGGTGGTAGTAAGAAAGATGTAGATGCGATTCAATCCTGCAATCAGACTGGGATGGCCATGCTCTTTACAGGAATTCGACATTTCAGGCACTAA